A stretch of the Mycolicibacterium celeriflavum genome encodes the following:
- a CDS encoding sugar nucleotide-binding protein, which produces MTEFGKPLRAMASPIPGLVVWELSVHGDNRGWFKENWQREKMVSLGLPDFKPVQNNVSLNETAGTTRGIHAEPWDKFVSVATGRIFGAWVDLRAGSTFGTTFTAEIDPSRAVFVPRGVGNAFQTLEPNTAYIYLVNDHYSPDGEYTSLNLADETVAIDWPIPLERAALSAKDREHPRLAQIRPVAPRKVLVLGAGGQLGRALRDAYADAPNVEFAERADVDLAGVETARRWRDYDTIINAAAYTAVDSAETPEGRAAAWATNVGGVATLARIAAAHGITLVHVSSDYVFDGNMSRPYREDDPVSPLGVYGQTKAAGDAVVATVDRHYIVRASWVIGDGRNFVRTMLSLADRGVDPAVVNDQHGRLTLTSELARAIRHLIETRAPYGTYNVTGSGAATSWAAVARRTFELAGHDPNRVTEVTTAEYYAGASQPVAPRPVNSVLDLAKIQSAGFEPVDADEALANYVRQVSLAAQ; this is translated from the coding sequence ATGACTGAGTTCGGTAAACCTCTGCGCGCCATGGCGTCTCCCATACCTGGATTGGTGGTGTGGGAGCTGTCCGTGCACGGGGACAATCGCGGGTGGTTCAAGGAGAACTGGCAGCGCGAGAAGATGGTCTCGCTCGGCTTGCCCGACTTCAAACCCGTGCAGAACAATGTGTCGCTCAACGAGACCGCGGGCACGACGCGCGGAATCCACGCCGAACCATGGGACAAGTTCGTCTCCGTCGCGACCGGACGGATTTTCGGGGCGTGGGTGGACCTCCGCGCCGGCTCCACATTCGGCACCACCTTCACGGCCGAGATCGACCCGTCCCGAGCGGTATTCGTGCCGCGCGGTGTGGGCAACGCGTTCCAGACGCTGGAACCGAACACCGCCTACATCTACCTGGTGAACGACCACTACTCGCCGGACGGCGAATACACATCGCTGAACCTTGCTGACGAGACAGTCGCCATCGACTGGCCGATCCCGCTCGAACGCGCCGCGCTGTCAGCGAAGGATCGCGAGCATCCGCGGCTGGCGCAGATACGACCGGTGGCACCGCGCAAGGTCCTGGTGCTCGGTGCCGGTGGGCAACTGGGCCGGGCACTGCGCGACGCATATGCCGACGCACCCAACGTCGAGTTCGCCGAACGCGCCGACGTCGACCTCGCCGGCGTCGAAACCGCCCGCCGTTGGCGCGATTACGACACTATCATCAACGCCGCCGCCTATACCGCGGTGGATTCTGCGGAGACACCCGAAGGGCGCGCGGCGGCGTGGGCCACCAACGTCGGCGGCGTCGCAACTCTGGCACGGATCGCCGCCGCCCACGGCATCACGCTGGTACACGTCTCAAGCGACTACGTCTTCGACGGCAACATGAGCAGGCCATACCGCGAGGACGACCCGGTGTCGCCGCTCGGTGTGTACGGGCAGACCAAAGCCGCCGGCGACGCGGTGGTCGCCACCGTGGATCGGCATTACATCGTACGGGCGTCATGGGTGATCGGCGACGGCCGAAACTTCGTGCGCACCATGCTGTCTCTCGCCGACCGCGGCGTGGACCCGGCTGTCGTGAACGACCAGCACGGTCGGTTGACCCTCACATCGGAACTGGCGAGAGCGATCCGGCACCTGATCGAGACGCGCGCGCCGTACGGCACCTACAACGTGACGGGGTCCGGGGCGGCGACGTCGTGGGCGGCGGTCGCGCGGCGGACCTTCGAGCTGGCCGGTCATGATCCGAACCGCGTCACCGAGGTGACCACGGCCGAGTACTACGCGGGTGCCTCGCAACCTGTCGCACCTCGGCCCGTCAACAGTGTTCTGGACCTCGCCAAGATCCAGTCGGCCGGTTTCGAACCCGTCGACGCCGACGAAGCTCTCGCGAATTATGTCCGCCAGGTTTCGCTTGCGGCTCAGTAG